The genomic interval GGGGTGGCGGTGCTGCTGGACTATCCCGGCCTGCATTTGCTGCACCTTGAGGTCTGCCGGCAGCCGCTGACCATGCCCTATGTGCCGGGTCTGCTATCCTTTCGGGAAGGGCCTGCGGTGCTGGCGGCGCTGGAGGCCCTGCCGCAGCGTCCGGATCTCCTGCTGGTGGATGGCGCCGGCATTGCCCACCCGCGTGGCCTGGGCATTGCCGCGCATCTTGGGGTATTGTTGGATCTGCCGGCCATCGGCGTGGCCAAGTCACGCCTGATTGGTGAGGAACTGATGCCGGGTCCCTTGCGGGGCGACCGCGCGCCCCTGCAACATCATGGTAAAACCATCGGCAGCATCCTGCGCACCCGGGACGGGGTACGGCCACTCTATGTGTCTCCAGGACACCGCTGTACCATCGCGGGCGCCGCTGACTGGGTACTGGCCTGTGGTCGTGGATACCGCCTGCCCGAGCCCACGCGTCTGGCGGATCGTCTGGCCGCCGAGCACAAGCGCCTGCTCAAGGAGCAAGGAGAAGCGCACAGTGCTCGGCAGCTGCTTTAAAATCCTTACATGAGGAGAGGGATGCATGACTCTGAAAAATAATACGTTCTCTCTGCTCTCAGCTCTCATTCTGTTGTTTTCCATGTCAGCCAGCCAGGCCGCCGAAACACGCACCTTTCGGGCCGGCATCGCCAGCGCCCATCCCCTGGCCACC from Thermithiobacillus plumbiphilus carries:
- the nfi gene encoding deoxyribonuclease V (cleaves DNA at apurinic or apyrimidinic sites), translating into MPIEFPTDAKAAFALQRKLAREVRLEACPSQVSLVAGCDAALSPDGREVLGVAVLLDYPGLHLLHLEVCRQPLTMPYVPGLLSFREGPAVLAALEALPQRPDLLLVDGAGIAHPRGLGIAAHLGVLLDLPAIGVAKSRLIGEELMPGPLRGDRAPLQHHGKTIGSILRTRDGVRPLYVSPGHRCTIAGAADWVLACGRGYRLPEPTRLADRLAAEHKRLLKEQGEAHSARQLL